A genome region from Labrus mixtus chromosome 9, fLabMix1.1, whole genome shotgun sequence includes the following:
- the phf12b gene encoding PHD finger protein 12 isoform X1 has protein sequence MWDKMETPTIVYDLDTSGGLMEQIQTLLAPPKSEEVEKRSRKLVRDVRRSGRATNHDTCDSCREGGDLLCCDHCPAAFHLQCCNPPLSEEMLPPGEWMCHRCNVRKKKREQKSEQTNGLPDRSSTKRSASPAVELELNAGPLRLDGLPPGAGAAGPGLRVAQVRLLDRRTSSRPSSRPGTPNSNTSSTPTPSEEQNDGEEEAAEAEDEVQGAELEGATLTSPTPRLLKRPFQLLIAAAMERNPTQFQLPSELTCTTALPGSSKRRRKEELLGKPFRRPQHELDSNGLVPLPVRVCYSCNRSCRLAPLIQCDYCPLLFHMDCLDPPLTALPAGKWMCPNHVEHLALNQRTLSLSSRCQLFDQFQDRMSQHAVKVDFLRRVHRQNTPNRRTTHQHNKKSIKVPDSIKSQYQNPPPLLLPARQRQLELVCSGVPDHQSSKHLTSDAEQQEWLQDVIALQCSIMRHLSIKPKSSSTLPSVTPPAEWSPEQKSSSKSCVTSEDVKTKASIGRTSSLEPCSKPCSTPVDTLSELGVCKCTMTPCQNCRKPNGPLTEEHQPPKANGPVDCSRSLDSYRQGELQHRLKPSTAPSDSAPASGLLNHLRAETVKKEPESTTEACAQKISPSAPTLWLHSGQQNHRSQTELQEESSEEKPSITSSARSDTPLKGDKEHGHNKLVATPATQDIKAGPGPGLMDSLLPSTLSSITNLSSCMKDMDGGIELDKLDAEMIKLLAWQRIQQLFPPKVPPSTSPLPAPSAAIKSPSPRPDSKKKVQARAVFYPLTGKGGAVSMCYRTLYIGSGADMDVCLTNYGHCNYISGKHACIFYDENTKHYELLNYSEHGTTVDNVLYSCDFSEKASPSPPSGLVAKVQGIIRRSKQREDDEGPSSVVGLLPAGGVMSSQSQGGSEPSCSCKASSSSLIGGSGAGWEGTALLHHGSYIKLGCLQFVFSITEYASKQPKEEQNATPAATFTSTTYITNATSSSSSSTTSTAPSSTPTPPPPSTATVSGPSSQEVPKTETVPAHQMLILHANSDP, from the exons ATGTGGGACAAAATGGAGACCCCGACGATTGTGTACGATCTGGATACCTCTGGGGGCTTAATGGAG caaaTCCAAACACTGCTCGCGCCCCCGAAGtctgaggaggtggagaagaggagTCGGAAGTTGGTGAGGGACGTCAGGAGGAGCGGCAGGGCCACCAACCATGACACCTGCGATAGCtgcagggaggggggagacCTGCTCTGCTGTGACCACTGTCCTGCAGCCTTCCACCTCCAGTGCTG TAACCCGCCTCTGAGTGAAGAAATGCTTCCCCCCGGGGAATGGATGTGTCATCGCTGTAATGTTAGAAAAAAG AAGCGAGAGCAGAAATCAGAGCAGACAAACGGTCTACCAGACAGGTCCTCGACAAAGCGCTCTGCATCCCCCGCcgtggagctggagctgaacgCCGGCCCACTGCGGCTCGATGGGCTGCCTCCAGGTGCCGGAGCGGCTGGACCCGGTCTACGAGTGGCACAGGTTCGCCTCTTGGACCGCAGGACCAGCAGCAGGCCGAGCAGCCGACCCGGGACGCCCAACTCCAACACGTCGTCCACCCCGACCCCGTCTGAGGAGCAGAAtgacggagaggaggaggctgcagagGCCGAGGATGAGGTGCAGGGTGCGGAGCTAGAAGGCGCTACGCTGACTTCTCCAACGCCACGCCTCCTCAAGAGACCGTTTCAGTTGCTGATAGCAGCCGCCATGGAGAGAAACCCCACGCAATTCCAGCTGCCCAGCGAGCTCACCTGCACCACTGCACTGCCAG GCAGCagtaaaaggaggagaaaagaggagctgCTGGGGAAGCCGTTCAGGAGACCTCAGCATGAACTGGATTCTAATGGTCTGGTCCCTCTACCGGTCAGAGTCTGCTATTCTTGTAACAG GAGCTGCAGGTTGGCACCGCTGATCCAGTGTGACTATTGTCCCCTCCTGTTCCATATGGACTGTCTGGACCCTCCGCTCACAGCTTTACCTGCCGGCAAATGGATGTGTCCGAACCACGTGGAGCACTTAGCG CTGAATCAGAGGACCCTGAGCCTGTCCAGTCGCTGTCAGCTCTTCGACCAGTTCCAGGACCGCATGTCCCAGCACGCCGTCAAGGTGGACTTTCTACGCAGAGTTCATCGGCAGAACACACCCAACCGACGCACAACCCACCAGCACAACAAGAAGAGCATAAAG GTGCCAGATTCCATCAAGTCCCAGTACCAGAATCCTCCCCCCTTGCTGCTTCCTGCACGGCAGCGCCAGCTGGAGCTGGTTTGTAGCGGCGTTCCTGACCATCAGTCATCAAAGCACCTGACCTCAGATGCTGAGCAGCAGGAG TGGCTTCAGGATGTCATCGCCCTGCAGTGCAGCATCATgagacacctgtcaatcaagccCAAATCTTCATCCACGCTGCCATCAGTAACGCCTCCAGCAGAGTGGAGCCCTGAGCAGAAATCTAGTTCTAAATCCTGTGTCACATCTGAGGATGTGAAAACGAAAGCCTCCATAGGCAGGACTTCCTCCCTTGAGCCCTGCTCTAAGCCCTGCAGTACACCTGTTGACACCCTATCAGAGCTGGGCGTTTGTAAATGCACCATGACACCCTGTCAGAACTGCAGGAAACCTAACGGACCTCTGACAGAGGAGCACCAGCCTCCCAAAGCTAACGGACCTGTAGACTGTAGCCGCTCCTTGGATTCCTACAGGCAGGGcgagctgcagcacagactgAAGCCCAGCACCGCACCCTCGGACTCCGCCCCTGCCTCCGGGCTGCTCAACCACTTACGAGCAGAAACGGTTAAAAAGGAGCCCGAGAGCACAACGGAGGCGTGCGCTCAGAAAATCTCCCCCAGTGCCCCGACGTTATGGTTACACAGCGGGCAGCAGAACCACAGGAGTCAGacggagctgcaggaggagagcagCGAGGAAAAACCCTCCATCACCAGCAGTGCCCGCTCAGACACACCACTTAAAGGAGACAAGGAGCACGGCCACAACAAGCTGGTGGCGACGCCGGCCACTCAAG ACATTAAggctggtcctggtcctggacTGATGGACTCACTGCTGCCCAGCACTCTGTCCTCCATCACCAACCTCTCCAGCTGCATGAAGGATATGGATGGAG gaattGAGCTGGACAAACTGGATGCAGAGATGATCAAGCTGCTTGCCTGGCAGAGGATCCAGCAGCTCTTTCCCCCAAAAGTGCCCCCCAGCACTTCTCCTCTCCCTGCCCCGAGCGCCGCCATCAAATCCCCGTCACCCCGGCCTGACA GTAAAAAGAAGGTGCAGGCCCGGGCCGTCTTCTACCCTCTGACGGGAAAAGGAGGAGCGGTCAGCATGTGTTACAGAACATTATACATAGGATCTG GTGCTGACATGGACGTGTGCCTTACAAACTACGGTCACTGCAACTATATATCGGGGAAGCACGCCTGTATTTTCTATGACGAG AACACGAAGCATTACGAGCTGCTCAACTACAGCGAGCATGGCACCACGGTCGACAACGTCCTCTACTCTTGTGACTTCTCTGAGAAAGCTTCGCCGTCTCCGCCCAGCGGCCTAGTGGCCAAAGTGCAAGGCATCATCC GTCGCAGTAAGCAGCGTGAGGATGACGAGGGTCCCAGCTCCGTGGTTGGTTTGCTTCCTGCTGGCGGTGTGATGAGCAGCCAGTCTCAGGGCGGCTCAGAGCCGTCGTGCAGCTGCAAGGCGAGCAGCTCCAGCCTGATCGGGGGCAGTGGGGCGGGTTGGGAGGGCACCGCCCTGCTCCACCACGGCAGCTACATCAAACTGGGCTGCCTCCAGTTCGTCTTCAGCATCACAGAGTACGCCAGCAAGCAGCCCAAAGAGGAGCAGAATGCCACGCCCGCTGCCACTTTCACTAGCACCACGTATATTACCAAcgccaccagcagcagcagcagcagcactaccagcaccgccccctcctccacccccacccctccaccaCCCAGTACTGCCACAGTGAGCGGCCCCTCTAGCCAGGAGGTGCCCAAAACTGAGACTGTCCCAGCCCACCAAATGCTCATTCTGCACGCCAACTCAGATCCATAA
- the phf12b gene encoding PHD finger protein 12 isoform X2 translates to MWDKMETPTIVYDLDTSGGLMEQIQTLLAPPKSEEVEKRSRKLVRDVRRSGRATNHDTCDSCREGGDLLCCDHCPAAFHLQCCNPPLSEEMLPPGEWMCHRCNVRKKREQKSEQTNGLPDRSSTKRSASPAVELELNAGPLRLDGLPPGAGAAGPGLRVAQVRLLDRRTSSRPSSRPGTPNSNTSSTPTPSEEQNDGEEEAAEAEDEVQGAELEGATLTSPTPRLLKRPFQLLIAAAMERNPTQFQLPSELTCTTALPGSSKRRRKEELLGKPFRRPQHELDSNGLVPLPVRVCYSCNRSCRLAPLIQCDYCPLLFHMDCLDPPLTALPAGKWMCPNHVEHLALNQRTLSLSSRCQLFDQFQDRMSQHAVKVDFLRRVHRQNTPNRRTTHQHNKKSIKVPDSIKSQYQNPPPLLLPARQRQLELVCSGVPDHQSSKHLTSDAEQQEWLQDVIALQCSIMRHLSIKPKSSSTLPSVTPPAEWSPEQKSSSKSCVTSEDVKTKASIGRTSSLEPCSKPCSTPVDTLSELGVCKCTMTPCQNCRKPNGPLTEEHQPPKANGPVDCSRSLDSYRQGELQHRLKPSTAPSDSAPASGLLNHLRAETVKKEPESTTEACAQKISPSAPTLWLHSGQQNHRSQTELQEESSEEKPSITSSARSDTPLKGDKEHGHNKLVATPATQDIKAGPGPGLMDSLLPSTLSSITNLSSCMKDMDGGIELDKLDAEMIKLLAWQRIQQLFPPKVPPSTSPLPAPSAAIKSPSPRPDSKKKVQARAVFYPLTGKGGAVSMCYRTLYIGSGADMDVCLTNYGHCNYISGKHACIFYDENTKHYELLNYSEHGTTVDNVLYSCDFSEKASPSPPSGLVAKVQGIIRRSKQREDDEGPSSVVGLLPAGGVMSSQSQGGSEPSCSCKASSSSLIGGSGAGWEGTALLHHGSYIKLGCLQFVFSITEYASKQPKEEQNATPAATFTSTTYITNATSSSSSSTTSTAPSSTPTPPPPSTATVSGPSSQEVPKTETVPAHQMLILHANSDP, encoded by the exons ATGTGGGACAAAATGGAGACCCCGACGATTGTGTACGATCTGGATACCTCTGGGGGCTTAATGGAG caaaTCCAAACACTGCTCGCGCCCCCGAAGtctgaggaggtggagaagaggagTCGGAAGTTGGTGAGGGACGTCAGGAGGAGCGGCAGGGCCACCAACCATGACACCTGCGATAGCtgcagggaggggggagacCTGCTCTGCTGTGACCACTGTCCTGCAGCCTTCCACCTCCAGTGCTG TAACCCGCCTCTGAGTGAAGAAATGCTTCCCCCCGGGGAATGGATGTGTCATCGCTGTAATGTTAGAAAAAAG CGAGAGCAGAAATCAGAGCAGACAAACGGTCTACCAGACAGGTCCTCGACAAAGCGCTCTGCATCCCCCGCcgtggagctggagctgaacgCCGGCCCACTGCGGCTCGATGGGCTGCCTCCAGGTGCCGGAGCGGCTGGACCCGGTCTACGAGTGGCACAGGTTCGCCTCTTGGACCGCAGGACCAGCAGCAGGCCGAGCAGCCGACCCGGGACGCCCAACTCCAACACGTCGTCCACCCCGACCCCGTCTGAGGAGCAGAAtgacggagaggaggaggctgcagagGCCGAGGATGAGGTGCAGGGTGCGGAGCTAGAAGGCGCTACGCTGACTTCTCCAACGCCACGCCTCCTCAAGAGACCGTTTCAGTTGCTGATAGCAGCCGCCATGGAGAGAAACCCCACGCAATTCCAGCTGCCCAGCGAGCTCACCTGCACCACTGCACTGCCAG GCAGCagtaaaaggaggagaaaagaggagctgCTGGGGAAGCCGTTCAGGAGACCTCAGCATGAACTGGATTCTAATGGTCTGGTCCCTCTACCGGTCAGAGTCTGCTATTCTTGTAACAG GAGCTGCAGGTTGGCACCGCTGATCCAGTGTGACTATTGTCCCCTCCTGTTCCATATGGACTGTCTGGACCCTCCGCTCACAGCTTTACCTGCCGGCAAATGGATGTGTCCGAACCACGTGGAGCACTTAGCG CTGAATCAGAGGACCCTGAGCCTGTCCAGTCGCTGTCAGCTCTTCGACCAGTTCCAGGACCGCATGTCCCAGCACGCCGTCAAGGTGGACTTTCTACGCAGAGTTCATCGGCAGAACACACCCAACCGACGCACAACCCACCAGCACAACAAGAAGAGCATAAAG GTGCCAGATTCCATCAAGTCCCAGTACCAGAATCCTCCCCCCTTGCTGCTTCCTGCACGGCAGCGCCAGCTGGAGCTGGTTTGTAGCGGCGTTCCTGACCATCAGTCATCAAAGCACCTGACCTCAGATGCTGAGCAGCAGGAG TGGCTTCAGGATGTCATCGCCCTGCAGTGCAGCATCATgagacacctgtcaatcaagccCAAATCTTCATCCACGCTGCCATCAGTAACGCCTCCAGCAGAGTGGAGCCCTGAGCAGAAATCTAGTTCTAAATCCTGTGTCACATCTGAGGATGTGAAAACGAAAGCCTCCATAGGCAGGACTTCCTCCCTTGAGCCCTGCTCTAAGCCCTGCAGTACACCTGTTGACACCCTATCAGAGCTGGGCGTTTGTAAATGCACCATGACACCCTGTCAGAACTGCAGGAAACCTAACGGACCTCTGACAGAGGAGCACCAGCCTCCCAAAGCTAACGGACCTGTAGACTGTAGCCGCTCCTTGGATTCCTACAGGCAGGGcgagctgcagcacagactgAAGCCCAGCACCGCACCCTCGGACTCCGCCCCTGCCTCCGGGCTGCTCAACCACTTACGAGCAGAAACGGTTAAAAAGGAGCCCGAGAGCACAACGGAGGCGTGCGCTCAGAAAATCTCCCCCAGTGCCCCGACGTTATGGTTACACAGCGGGCAGCAGAACCACAGGAGTCAGacggagctgcaggaggagagcagCGAGGAAAAACCCTCCATCACCAGCAGTGCCCGCTCAGACACACCACTTAAAGGAGACAAGGAGCACGGCCACAACAAGCTGGTGGCGACGCCGGCCACTCAAG ACATTAAggctggtcctggtcctggacTGATGGACTCACTGCTGCCCAGCACTCTGTCCTCCATCACCAACCTCTCCAGCTGCATGAAGGATATGGATGGAG gaattGAGCTGGACAAACTGGATGCAGAGATGATCAAGCTGCTTGCCTGGCAGAGGATCCAGCAGCTCTTTCCCCCAAAAGTGCCCCCCAGCACTTCTCCTCTCCCTGCCCCGAGCGCCGCCATCAAATCCCCGTCACCCCGGCCTGACA GTAAAAAGAAGGTGCAGGCCCGGGCCGTCTTCTACCCTCTGACGGGAAAAGGAGGAGCGGTCAGCATGTGTTACAGAACATTATACATAGGATCTG GTGCTGACATGGACGTGTGCCTTACAAACTACGGTCACTGCAACTATATATCGGGGAAGCACGCCTGTATTTTCTATGACGAG AACACGAAGCATTACGAGCTGCTCAACTACAGCGAGCATGGCACCACGGTCGACAACGTCCTCTACTCTTGTGACTTCTCTGAGAAAGCTTCGCCGTCTCCGCCCAGCGGCCTAGTGGCCAAAGTGCAAGGCATCATCC GTCGCAGTAAGCAGCGTGAGGATGACGAGGGTCCCAGCTCCGTGGTTGGTTTGCTTCCTGCTGGCGGTGTGATGAGCAGCCAGTCTCAGGGCGGCTCAGAGCCGTCGTGCAGCTGCAAGGCGAGCAGCTCCAGCCTGATCGGGGGCAGTGGGGCGGGTTGGGAGGGCACCGCCCTGCTCCACCACGGCAGCTACATCAAACTGGGCTGCCTCCAGTTCGTCTTCAGCATCACAGAGTACGCCAGCAAGCAGCCCAAAGAGGAGCAGAATGCCACGCCCGCTGCCACTTTCACTAGCACCACGTATATTACCAAcgccaccagcagcagcagcagcagcactaccagcaccgccccctcctccacccccacccctccaccaCCCAGTACTGCCACAGTGAGCGGCCCCTCTAGCCAGGAGGTGCCCAAAACTGAGACTGTCCCAGCCCACCAAATGCTCATTCTGCACGCCAACTCAGATCCATAA
- the phf12b gene encoding PHD finger protein 12 isoform X3, translating into MLEKRWREQKSEQTNGLPDRSSTKRSASPAVELELNAGPLRLDGLPPGAGAAGPGLRVAQVRLLDRRTSSRPSSRPGTPNSNTSSTPTPSEEQNDGEEEAAEAEDEVQGAELEGATLTSPTPRLLKRPFQLLIAAAMERNPTQFQLPSELTCTTALPGSSKRRRKEELLGKPFRRPQHELDSNGLVPLPVRVCYSCNRSCRLAPLIQCDYCPLLFHMDCLDPPLTALPAGKWMCPNHVEHLALNQRTLSLSSRCQLFDQFQDRMSQHAVKVDFLRRVHRQNTPNRRTTHQHNKKSIKVPDSIKSQYQNPPPLLLPARQRQLELVCSGVPDHQSSKHLTSDAEQQEWLQDVIALQCSIMRHLSIKPKSSSTLPSVTPPAEWSPEQKSSSKSCVTSEDVKTKASIGRTSSLEPCSKPCSTPVDTLSELGVCKCTMTPCQNCRKPNGPLTEEHQPPKANGPVDCSRSLDSYRQGELQHRLKPSTAPSDSAPASGLLNHLRAETVKKEPESTTEACAQKISPSAPTLWLHSGQQNHRSQTELQEESSEEKPSITSSARSDTPLKGDKEHGHNKLVATPATQDIKAGPGPGLMDSLLPSTLSSITNLSSCMKDMDGGIELDKLDAEMIKLLAWQRIQQLFPPKVPPSTSPLPAPSAAIKSPSPRPDSKKKVQARAVFYPLTGKGGAVSMCYRTLYIGSGADMDVCLTNYGHCNYISGKHACIFYDENTKHYELLNYSEHGTTVDNVLYSCDFSEKASPSPPSGLVAKVQGIIRRSKQREDDEGPSSVVGLLPAGGVMSSQSQGGSEPSCSCKASSSSLIGGSGAGWEGTALLHHGSYIKLGCLQFVFSITEYASKQPKEEQNATPAATFTSTTYITNATSSSSSSTTSTAPSSTPTPPPPSTATVSGPSSQEVPKTETVPAHQMLILHANSDP; encoded by the exons ATGTTAGAAAAAAGGTGG CGAGAGCAGAAATCAGAGCAGACAAACGGTCTACCAGACAGGTCCTCGACAAAGCGCTCTGCATCCCCCGCcgtggagctggagctgaacgCCGGCCCACTGCGGCTCGATGGGCTGCCTCCAGGTGCCGGAGCGGCTGGACCCGGTCTACGAGTGGCACAGGTTCGCCTCTTGGACCGCAGGACCAGCAGCAGGCCGAGCAGCCGACCCGGGACGCCCAACTCCAACACGTCGTCCACCCCGACCCCGTCTGAGGAGCAGAAtgacggagaggaggaggctgcagagGCCGAGGATGAGGTGCAGGGTGCGGAGCTAGAAGGCGCTACGCTGACTTCTCCAACGCCACGCCTCCTCAAGAGACCGTTTCAGTTGCTGATAGCAGCCGCCATGGAGAGAAACCCCACGCAATTCCAGCTGCCCAGCGAGCTCACCTGCACCACTGCACTGCCAG GCAGCagtaaaaggaggagaaaagaggagctgCTGGGGAAGCCGTTCAGGAGACCTCAGCATGAACTGGATTCTAATGGTCTGGTCCCTCTACCGGTCAGAGTCTGCTATTCTTGTAACAG GAGCTGCAGGTTGGCACCGCTGATCCAGTGTGACTATTGTCCCCTCCTGTTCCATATGGACTGTCTGGACCCTCCGCTCACAGCTTTACCTGCCGGCAAATGGATGTGTCCGAACCACGTGGAGCACTTAGCG CTGAATCAGAGGACCCTGAGCCTGTCCAGTCGCTGTCAGCTCTTCGACCAGTTCCAGGACCGCATGTCCCAGCACGCCGTCAAGGTGGACTTTCTACGCAGAGTTCATCGGCAGAACACACCCAACCGACGCACAACCCACCAGCACAACAAGAAGAGCATAAAG GTGCCAGATTCCATCAAGTCCCAGTACCAGAATCCTCCCCCCTTGCTGCTTCCTGCACGGCAGCGCCAGCTGGAGCTGGTTTGTAGCGGCGTTCCTGACCATCAGTCATCAAAGCACCTGACCTCAGATGCTGAGCAGCAGGAG TGGCTTCAGGATGTCATCGCCCTGCAGTGCAGCATCATgagacacctgtcaatcaagccCAAATCTTCATCCACGCTGCCATCAGTAACGCCTCCAGCAGAGTGGAGCCCTGAGCAGAAATCTAGTTCTAAATCCTGTGTCACATCTGAGGATGTGAAAACGAAAGCCTCCATAGGCAGGACTTCCTCCCTTGAGCCCTGCTCTAAGCCCTGCAGTACACCTGTTGACACCCTATCAGAGCTGGGCGTTTGTAAATGCACCATGACACCCTGTCAGAACTGCAGGAAACCTAACGGACCTCTGACAGAGGAGCACCAGCCTCCCAAAGCTAACGGACCTGTAGACTGTAGCCGCTCCTTGGATTCCTACAGGCAGGGcgagctgcagcacagactgAAGCCCAGCACCGCACCCTCGGACTCCGCCCCTGCCTCCGGGCTGCTCAACCACTTACGAGCAGAAACGGTTAAAAAGGAGCCCGAGAGCACAACGGAGGCGTGCGCTCAGAAAATCTCCCCCAGTGCCCCGACGTTATGGTTACACAGCGGGCAGCAGAACCACAGGAGTCAGacggagctgcaggaggagagcagCGAGGAAAAACCCTCCATCACCAGCAGTGCCCGCTCAGACACACCACTTAAAGGAGACAAGGAGCACGGCCACAACAAGCTGGTGGCGACGCCGGCCACTCAAG ACATTAAggctggtcctggtcctggacTGATGGACTCACTGCTGCCCAGCACTCTGTCCTCCATCACCAACCTCTCCAGCTGCATGAAGGATATGGATGGAG gaattGAGCTGGACAAACTGGATGCAGAGATGATCAAGCTGCTTGCCTGGCAGAGGATCCAGCAGCTCTTTCCCCCAAAAGTGCCCCCCAGCACTTCTCCTCTCCCTGCCCCGAGCGCCGCCATCAAATCCCCGTCACCCCGGCCTGACA GTAAAAAGAAGGTGCAGGCCCGGGCCGTCTTCTACCCTCTGACGGGAAAAGGAGGAGCGGTCAGCATGTGTTACAGAACATTATACATAGGATCTG GTGCTGACATGGACGTGTGCCTTACAAACTACGGTCACTGCAACTATATATCGGGGAAGCACGCCTGTATTTTCTATGACGAG AACACGAAGCATTACGAGCTGCTCAACTACAGCGAGCATGGCACCACGGTCGACAACGTCCTCTACTCTTGTGACTTCTCTGAGAAAGCTTCGCCGTCTCCGCCCAGCGGCCTAGTGGCCAAAGTGCAAGGCATCATCC GTCGCAGTAAGCAGCGTGAGGATGACGAGGGTCCCAGCTCCGTGGTTGGTTTGCTTCCTGCTGGCGGTGTGATGAGCAGCCAGTCTCAGGGCGGCTCAGAGCCGTCGTGCAGCTGCAAGGCGAGCAGCTCCAGCCTGATCGGGGGCAGTGGGGCGGGTTGGGAGGGCACCGCCCTGCTCCACCACGGCAGCTACATCAAACTGGGCTGCCTCCAGTTCGTCTTCAGCATCACAGAGTACGCCAGCAAGCAGCCCAAAGAGGAGCAGAATGCCACGCCCGCTGCCACTTTCACTAGCACCACGTATATTACCAAcgccaccagcagcagcagcagcagcactaccagcaccgccccctcctccacccccacccctccaccaCCCAGTACTGCCACAGTGAGCGGCCCCTCTAGCCAGGAGGTGCCCAAAACTGAGACTGTCCCAGCCCACCAAATGCTCATTCTGCACGCCAACTCAGATCCATAA